One genomic window of Tatumella citrea includes the following:
- the fhuE gene encoding ferric-rhodotorulic acid/ferric-coprogen receptor FhuE has translation MSFSERGAVRASAISARSKNFRISLLALVVQAAIMPLAGYAADNTANTPTTSSNASASNATKAKLKPVSASKATDNSGNSPSELVVTAAPDNSPDTEKKTDYTVQTTRAGTKLLMAPRDIPQSFSVITQARMKDQDLQSVGDVLANTTGITQNMDDSERSEYYSRGFKISSFTFDGIPTSVNDSWNFGDAASDTAIYDRIEVVRGATGLMTGAGNPAASVNMVRKQADSKTPQGSITASYGSWNNQRYVADVQSPLNESGTIRGRIVTGYQDQDSWLDRYHKTSKFFYGVLDADLGDNTTASLAYDYHDSQTGNPTWGGLPQFYSNGDLTHYKRSLNSGADWTRYNTNSHKILATLDHNFDNGWVFKINGTHAISTFNDKLLYLEDFADEDTGEGVTGFGSMDRGRRELNSIDTYASGPFSLFGREHQLMAGVSYSRQHNATYSQDGVTDLDDYDITSDVIGAFNNNWNGNIPEPEWQGWYVNADDVVRQKSAYTAARFSLADPLSLIVGARYTQWSTVGTSGDMSKNNITPYAGLVYDINDTLSAYASYTSIFLPQDYRTSTGQLLKPVTGRSYETGLKSDWLNGRLTATMAVFRIEQENAGQEVNGVYVNNSSEQAYVATKGAVSKGVEFELNGAVTDNLEMTFGATRYVATDSTGRFNPEEPQTSFKLFARYNVPQLPDLTVGGGINWQNRIFDDVTGADGNTTRVYQSSYPLASLFARYQVTRQVSVQANVNNLFDRSYYTYLNNYVYGAPRNFSVSLSYQF, from the coding sequence ATGTCTTTCAGTGAACGCGGAGCTGTGAGAGCTTCCGCTATTTCTGCGCGCAGCAAAAACTTCCGTATATCATTGCTGGCTCTGGTCGTTCAGGCCGCTATTATGCCATTAGCCGGTTATGCTGCTGATAATACGGCAAATACACCGACCACCAGCAGCAACGCATCTGCCAGTAATGCTACTAAAGCGAAACTCAAACCAGTTTCTGCCAGCAAAGCAACCGATAACAGCGGTAATTCTCCGTCCGAATTAGTGGTTACTGCGGCACCGGATAATTCTCCCGATACAGAGAAAAAGACTGACTATACGGTTCAGACCACTCGTGCCGGCACTAAACTGTTGATGGCTCCACGTGATATTCCGCAATCTTTTAGCGTGATCACGCAGGCGAGGATGAAAGATCAGGATTTACAATCCGTTGGGGATGTTCTGGCCAATACTACCGGTATTACCCAGAATATGGACGACAGTGAGCGCTCAGAGTATTACTCGCGTGGATTTAAAATCAGCAGTTTTACTTTCGACGGTATCCCAACTTCCGTTAACGATTCCTGGAACTTCGGGGATGCAGCATCAGACACTGCGATCTACGACCGTATTGAAGTGGTGCGTGGTGCAACCGGATTGATGACCGGCGCTGGTAACCCGGCTGCCTCGGTGAACATGGTCAGAAAACAAGCCGACAGTAAAACTCCGCAAGGCTCAATTACCGCCAGCTATGGCAGCTGGAATAATCAGCGCTATGTTGCAGATGTCCAGAGCCCGCTCAATGAATCAGGAACTATCCGTGGCCGGATTGTAACCGGTTACCAGGATCAGGACAGCTGGCTGGATCGTTACCATAAAACCAGTAAATTCTTCTACGGGGTACTGGATGCCGATCTGGGGGATAACACTACAGCATCACTGGCTTATGACTATCATGACAGCCAAACCGGCAATCCAACCTGGGGTGGATTACCACAGTTTTATAGTAACGGCGATCTGACCCACTACAAACGCAGTCTGAACTCCGGTGCTGACTGGACCCGTTACAACACCAATTCACATAAGATCCTGGCCACCCTGGATCATAATTTTGATAATGGCTGGGTATTTAAAATTAATGGAACCCATGCCATTAGTACTTTTAACGATAAACTGCTCTATCTGGAAGACTTTGCCGATGAAGATACCGGCGAAGGTGTGACAGGATTCGGCAGTATGGACCGTGGTCGCCGCGAGCTGAATTCAATAGATACTTATGCCAGTGGGCCTTTCAGTCTGTTTGGCCGCGAACATCAGTTAATGGCCGGTGTCAGTTACAGCCGCCAGCATAATGCCACCTACAGCCAGGACGGGGTGACCGATCTGGATGATTACGATATCACCTCTGATGTTATTGGTGCTTTTAATAATAACTGGAACGGCAATATCCCTGAACCAGAGTGGCAAGGGTGGTATGTGAATGCTGATGACGTAGTGCGTCAGAAATCAGCCTATACTGCTGCCCGTTTCTCGCTGGCAGATCCATTAAGCCTGATCGTCGGTGCCCGCTATACCCAGTGGAGTACCGTTGGGACTAGTGGTGATATGAGTAAGAATAATATCACTCCGTACGCCGGCCTGGTGTACGACATTAACGATACGCTGTCTGCTTATGCCAGCTATACCTCGATCTTCCTGCCTCAGGATTACCGGACCAGTACTGGTCAGTTGTTAAAACCGGTCACTGGCAGAAGCTACGAGACCGGGCTGAAATCGGACTGGCTGAACGGTCGTCTGACTGCCACCATGGCGGTGTTCCGCATCGAGCAGGAAAATGCCGGTCAGGAAGTTAACGGGGTTTATGTTAACAACAGCAGTGAACAAGCTTATGTCGCGACCAAAGGTGCGGTCAGTAAGGGTGTCGAATTTGAGCTGAATGGTGCGGTTACCGATAATCTGGAGATGACTTTTGGTGCAACGCGCTATGTCGCTACTGATTCTACCGGTCGCTTTAACCCGGAAGAGCCACAAACTTCGTTCAAACTGTTTGCCCGTTACAATGTACCGCAGTTGCCAGACCTGACAGTCGGCGGCGGTATTAACTGGCAGAACCGGATCTTTGATGATGTGACCGGGGCTGATGGCAATACGACTCGTGTATACCAGAGTAGTTACCCGCTGGCCAGCCTGTTTGCCCGTTATCAGGTTACCCGCCAGGTATCGGTACAGGCTAACGTGAATAACCTGTTTGACCGTAGCTACTATACCTACCTGAATAACTATGTGTATGGGGCACCGCGTAACTTCTCCGTCAGCCTGTCTTATCAGTTCTGA
- a CDS encoding YncE family protein, which produces MRSFFSPRKAALGVAIVAAFSLTACQAPAKKATTPVVTAPVKAPVDTALTQQVLGDGLYEMAWSTSAGVVYVASAQSFKNVNGGMLYRLDPRTLKTVGETHTDLKNFGMTTDDSGDIIYATNSLDGGVSKIDAKTGKVVQRLMFPGKKDKDGDAVGAREIFEHGNELYVGRVADPGFISVVDTKTFRLKDTIKNAGKWVTGIIYSPAIDRIYASNGGGEILVINPHTHKIEKRWTPADGKQYLFLNMAEDPSTGRLFVTDDSKAKTTLVFDEHTGKVIKRIEGDALGIKFNPKRNEIYISQRESQKVLVLDATTYAVKHSWSFATHPNSLLVSPDGQTLYVTLKQDFNKDMSTKGPDSVVRISLK; this is translated from the coding sequence ATGAGATCGTTTTTCAGCCCGCGTAAAGCTGCACTTGGTGTTGCTATTGTCGCTGCCTTTAGCCTGACTGCCTGCCAGGCCCCGGCCAAAAAAGCCACTACTCCGGTAGTGACTGCACCAGTCAAAGCACCAGTGGATACAGCACTGACTCAACAGGTATTAGGCGATGGTTTATATGAAATGGCCTGGTCAACCTCTGCCGGTGTGGTTTATGTGGCGAGCGCCCAGAGCTTTAAGAACGTCAATGGCGGTATGCTGTATCGTCTTGACCCGCGTACCCTGAAAACGGTGGGCGAAACTCATACTGACCTGAAAAACTTTGGTATGACCACAGATGACAGTGGCGATATTATTTATGCCACTAACAGTCTGGATGGCGGCGTGTCTAAAATTGACGCAAAAACCGGTAAGGTAGTGCAACGCCTGATGTTCCCGGGCAAAAAAGATAAAGATGGCGATGCGGTTGGCGCACGTGAGATTTTTGAACACGGCAATGAACTGTATGTTGGCCGTGTAGCTGACCCTGGCTTTATTTCTGTGGTTGATACTAAAACCTTCCGTCTGAAAGACACCATCAAAAATGCCGGAAAATGGGTCACCGGAATTATTTATTCCCCGGCCATTGATCGTATTTACGCGTCTAACGGTGGCGGTGAAATCCTGGTCATTAATCCACACACCCATAAAATTGAAAAACGCTGGACTCCGGCAGACGGGAAACAATATCTGTTCCTGAATATGGCTGAAGATCCGTCAACCGGCCGCCTGTTTGTGACCGATGATTCAAAAGCCAAAACTACCCTGGTATTTGATGAACACACCGGCAAAGTGATTAAACGTATCGAAGGCGATGCGCTGGGTATTAAATTTAATCCGAAACGCAACGAGATCTATATCAGCCAGCGAGAGTCGCAGAAAGTGCTGGTACTGGACGCTACTACGTACGCAGTGAAACACAGCTGGTCGTTTGCAACTCATCCGAACAGCCTGTTAGTTTCTCCGGATGGTCAGACGTTGTACGTCACACTGAAGCAGGACTTTAATAAAGATATGTCCACCAAAGGACCTGACAGTGTGGTACGTATCAGTCTGAAATAA
- a CDS encoding NAD-dependent succinate-semialdehyde dehydrogenase: protein MKGRTLIMAFSTINPYTGETVKQFKDATDSEIAAAISRADQAFSSWRQLPIAQRTAVLSKAATILRDKTQHFAEIITLEMGKIIGEARAEVELSASILEYYVNNAEKLLADEPLPVNDPQEGKAVLVHEPLGVILAIEPWNFPFYQIARILAPQLAAGNTLLLKHASNVPQCAEAFEQLMLEAGLPEGGFTNLFLPHDKIELVLKDPRVHGVALTGSEAAGASVAATAGKYLKKSTLELGGADAFVVLADAELDKTVSWAVFGRHWNAGQVCVSSKRMIIHEKIYDAFLEKYTAAVAKLKAGDPMDSQTQLAPLSSQRAADNLKTQLAKAIEHGATAVEVGEKVPTRGAFVQPTILTNVTPDNPAWYEEFFGPVSMIIKAKDDEDAIRIANDSHFGLGGSVFTSNPDYGYQLAKKITTGMVFVNHPTMVKADLPFGGVKRSGYGRELLGLGLKEFVNHKLIDIVDIDAPF from the coding sequence ATAAAAGGAAGGACTTTAATTATGGCATTTTCAACTATTAATCCCTACACCGGTGAAACCGTAAAACAATTTAAAGATGCAACTGACAGTGAAATTGCAGCAGCTATCAGTCGTGCAGACCAGGCTTTTTCCTCCTGGCGACAGCTCCCCATCGCACAACGCACTGCCGTTTTGTCAAAGGCCGCCACTATATTGCGGGACAAAACCCAACATTTTGCAGAAATCATCACCCTGGAAATGGGGAAAATTATCGGAGAGGCCCGTGCAGAAGTAGAGCTATCTGCCAGCATTCTCGAATACTACGTTAACAATGCCGAAAAGTTACTGGCAGATGAACCCCTGCCTGTGAACGATCCGCAGGAAGGTAAAGCGGTACTGGTTCATGAACCGCTGGGTGTCATTCTGGCGATTGAACCATGGAATTTCCCGTTCTATCAGATTGCCCGTATTCTGGCTCCGCAACTGGCCGCCGGAAATACCCTGTTATTAAAACATGCCTCGAATGTTCCTCAATGCGCTGAGGCTTTTGAACAACTGATGCTGGAAGCGGGACTCCCTGAAGGTGGCTTTACCAACCTGTTCCTGCCGCATGACAAAATAGAGTTAGTGCTTAAAGATCCGCGGGTTCATGGTGTGGCACTGACCGGCTCAGAGGCCGCCGGGGCCAGTGTGGCAGCCACTGCCGGTAAATACCTGAAAAAATCGACTCTTGAACTGGGTGGTGCCGATGCATTTGTCGTGCTGGCAGATGCTGAATTAGACAAAACCGTTAGCTGGGCAGTTTTTGGGCGCCACTGGAACGCAGGCCAGGTGTGTGTTTCTTCAAAACGCATGATCATTCATGAAAAAATCTATGATGCGTTTCTGGAAAAATACACTGCGGCCGTAGCTAAACTCAAAGCCGGTGACCCAATGGACAGCCAGACCCAACTGGCTCCTCTCTCTTCTCAGCGTGCTGCCGATAACCTGAAAACCCAGCTTGCCAAAGCGATTGAACATGGCGCTACCGCCGTTGAAGTGGGGGAAAAAGTTCCGACACGGGGAGCGTTTGTACAGCCAACTATCCTGACCAATGTCACCCCGGATAATCCGGCCTGGTACGAAGAGTTTTTCGGCCCGGTATCGATGATTATCAAAGCCAAAGATGATGAAGATGCCATTCGTATTGCCAACGACAGCCACTTTGGACTGGGAGGCTCCGTATTTACCTCTAATCCTGACTACGGTTATCAGTTAGCGAAGAAAATCACCACCGGAATGGTGTTTGTTAATCACCCGACCATGGTAAAAGCTGATCTGCCGTTTGGCGGGGTAAAACGCTCGGGTTATGGCCGGGAATTGCTGGGCCTGGGGCTGAAAGAGTTTGTTAACCATAAACTGATTGATATCGTCGATATCGATGCCCCGTTCTGA
- a CDS encoding SDR family oxidoreductase: protein MSTVLITGCSSGFGLAAAKLFLQKGWDVIATMRTPDPTLLPESSKLTILSLDITSAESIGNVVKQAGAIDVLVNNAGFGAPVPVELTPLATAQQLMNTNVLGTLSLTQSFMPSMREKKSGVIINVSSSVTTKALPLIGLYRASKAALNAWSESLSIEARTFGIRVHVILPGRSPETKFGENARAHFLGMDDPDYGKMVRDFIQMIQDTDSPVTYADDVANAILAVADNQHAPFYTAAGEDASYWLAEAQQRSPFCC from the coding sequence ATGTCAACTGTACTTATTACCGGATGCTCTTCAGGTTTTGGGCTTGCAGCAGCAAAACTTTTTTTGCAAAAGGGATGGGATGTGATTGCCACAATGAGAACACCCGATCCGACACTTTTGCCTGAAAGCAGTAAATTGACCATCCTGTCGCTGGATATTACTTCTGCTGAGAGTATCGGGAATGTTGTGAAGCAAGCGGGGGCCATTGATGTACTGGTGAACAATGCTGGTTTTGGTGCCCCTGTACCGGTCGAGCTCACGCCTTTAGCAACTGCACAGCAATTAATGAATACGAATGTCTTAGGTACTTTGTCATTAACTCAGTCATTTATGCCATCGATGAGAGAGAAAAAATCAGGGGTAATCATCAATGTCTCTTCATCAGTGACAACCAAAGCGCTGCCACTTATTGGGCTTTATCGTGCAAGTAAAGCTGCGCTGAATGCATGGAGCGAATCATTATCCATCGAAGCCAGGACTTTTGGTATTCGCGTCCATGTCATATTACCGGGGCGCTCACCTGAAACGAAGTTTGGAGAGAATGCACGTGCCCATTTCCTGGGGATGGACGATCCTGATTACGGGAAAATGGTGAGGGATTTTATCCAAATGATTCAGGATACCGATTCGCCGGTGACTTACGCTGATGATGTAGCAAATGCCATTTTAGCAGTTGCTGACAATCAACACGCTCCGTTCTACACCGCAGCGGGAGAAGATGCCAGCTATTGGCTTGCTGAGGCGCAGCAACGTTCCCCTTTTTGCTGTTAA